In Carassius gibelio isolate Cgi1373 ecotype wild population from Czech Republic chromosome B17, carGib1.2-hapl.c, whole genome shotgun sequence, the genomic stretch AGAAATAAATTGTgcaaataagtattattattctCTGACATTAACGAGATTCACAACAAAACGTGTAATTACAGTGTCAATAGATTTTAATTTGATTCATGAACATATAACAATTTCCATACTCAATTGTTTTAGCTCCACTAACATGGTAACATATGTCTGTAGTGTATACATCACCAGGTAGAAAGTTGTTTTCAATTGCATGTTCTACAAATAAAAACTTACTTTCCTTTTTggctacataaataaaatacaccaCAGCCATATAAAACAACCAATTCAAGGCACCCATATAAAGCAGACGTTTTTAATCTAAGCTGTACTGCCTGCATACTCTCTTTTTCCATGTAgaactaataaattaaaaatgaaaacggaTAAGATCAAGAATTCTTTGAATGTATTGGATCAGtctacaacaacaacacaaaatcgGTTTATCACCAGCTGGTTAACTCCAAAAAAAATTTCACCATTGTGGGTGGTGACACATAATTTCTGTTACATGACTATCATGCTTTCcataatcttttaaaatataaagttctCCCCCCCAACCCCTTTTGCGGTTTGTAAATATCATGTAAAACCAGGGCTCCAGATTTCGGTTGCAGAAGGATCTCTGCAAACAGGGCTTCCACAGTAAAAGATGCAGCTTTTATTGTGTCCAAAATAAATGGAAGCAGTTAAATACACCAATGTCTGTACACCTCATTCCCCAAAGCATATAGGATTATGAAcagggaaaaagaaaaaggaatctCCTCCTTGGTCTTCATGGAACATCCCCACTGTGTAGCTCTCCACAGTGCTCTTTGTCAATGTCCAAGCAACGAGCCAATCAAAGCCTGTGGTCAATTCAGACTCCAGTATACAGAGACAGGAAGTAGATGTACAAAAGAAAGATGGGATATATGAGAAGGGGTTTCTTCGTTTTGAATTCATCACCGACGAGTAAAGAGGCAGCACTGTATGCAGCCCAGAATACTCCAAAAAGCTGGGGGGGAAtccatatttacatattatataatcAATATCATACATAATTcatattcttttttaaaaacaaattcatattTACCTTTATGAGTGTAGAGACGACTTCAAAACCCCCAATGACCAGGAGAAGAGGCGCTATTACAATGAGTGGGAGCAAAGAATAGCCAATAACCCCAAGCACTTGCCCATAAGACacctgtaaataaaattaaaaaccatGAGTGGGCATCCTTttcaactaataaaaataatatgctaTCTGATGCTTTACAGAATATAAATACCTCTCCACCCAGCACTCTTGCAAGAAGGAAAATAGTCAGTGATCCAAATATCCAGATCGTAATAATCCAGGAAACAACctgattgttaaaaaaaaaagagacatataacatattaagaaatattccaaaTTCGATGCATTTCTGCTTCTGTTTTGACTAACTAAATCATGCAAGTGACAaggaaactgaaataaataaaaaaattcaaaatatttactcTCTTCGATCTTCACACCTTCCTGAAAGTCACTTTAGTAtggtgtttttaatataatattaatactgCTATTCTACtataatactattatatttattttcttatgactAATTACAGAGAAGTAATAAAAAATGTCTTCTCCCCTTCATTATGGCAGactgaatatttataaatattctaaaaattaaaaatatttgatgaatagaCTGTGGTTTTAGAAGAACAAATATCCTTTATTTTAGTTCCATGTTACTGAAGATAACCTTGTCATTTGCCTACAGTCCATGGCAatctattttgcattttaatggtAGATCTATGTGCACATGCATCTTCACTATACATATAAAATACTGCTCATGGTCAAGATACAAAGATCCACATCTCACCCTAAACTGTCCGTAGATGGAGATCATGGAGAAGAGCAGGACAACAGCCAGTGGGCCCCAGAAATCAGGATTGTCCCTCACCACCTGTCTATTAAATCCCAGCGAGGGCATGGGCATCAACACACACCTGATCTTATAGTAGATGTCCTTTAAATCAATGTCCAACTCCTCTCTGCACAAACACAACCAATAAACACAACCAAACGCAAATGTGACATCAAGCATCAGAAATTGAGTCTCAAGAACTCACAAGAGCGGTTTTGTGTCCTCAGAATCCTCTTCCTCCACCTCCAGCAACCATCCATAGCCTCTCTGTCTCAGGAAGGTGGTGGCGTAAGCGTCCCTGGTGGAATCAGGGCCCATATTTAGTGTGATATCTGGTGCATCGATGGTGCCGCTGAGCTCTGGTGGGTAAGAGGTTGTTTTTAGATAAATACAGCTCACTACTGCATCCCTTCTGAGTCTACAAACAACACCCATGTCATAATACAGGCTTGATCATTCACAAACTTGGATATATTCTCATATTAATGTGTGCATacatcataaacacaaacacaaacacaaccaacTGCATTCCATAAAACAGATTCACATATCAGAGAAGAGACGTATGGATGCTTTGGGGCCTTTAACTACTGTACCTTCAGAGTCCGTCGAGGAGACGAAGGTAAAATCTCCGTTGGTGGGAGAGAACTGCATGGCTGACAGCAATAACAGCTCGGGCTTCACTCAAAATCACACACACCGCCGCCGATCGCGCACCCTTCACACCATTGCCACGTTTAACGTTCCTACCGATCAGCTTTCGGACGGGACTGCTGGCTCAAAACAGTCATGGAGGAAGCAGGAAGTGCAGAAAAAAACACAGACGAGACACGTCAAATCCTGGAGCAGAGTGGAAAGGGGAGGCACGCGCTCCACCCAGCGCCAGAAACGAGCACCGACAACACACGTACAATGCACCGAGACGGAACCACCCCGTGAccgttctgaaaaaaaaaggcttacatgtatatgacatgacataacattaattataataaattaaagtcCATTAAATATAATgcttatgtaatatatattgtgCTTTAATTTTAGACAGCGTTATTGACTGTGCTATTAAATGCATTACACTGCCCTAGAATTGAACTTGTGAGACTGAACTGTAATCAAAATACATAGTTAAAAAATGTCTTCAGTCATTCAGCCTGTTAGTGTAATGTTATACATATGCTCATATGCTTAGTGTTATATGTAACAAAGTCAGAATAtaaaagaaacttttaaaaaacACATCAAATCTATCGGCTTTTATGACTGCTTCAGTCTCTTTATCAAACACCCTGTGTCCTGTTGATAAtgctgtgtttttaataaataaataaataaaacatttccgaGGTTGTGGAATTCCTTGTCCCGCCTTTTCCACGTTTctgcgctgtgattggctgtcTTTGTCAGGCAGACCAATAGGCTTATTCTGTAGTGATGTCACGTTTTTGCCGCTAAAGTTGAACCCCTGTAACATCAGTCGGAGTCAGACACTGAAGCAGACGTAAAAGCTCTCGGTAagtgtttttttataaatactaaaacaaaatAGTTGAA encodes the following:
- the yipf4 gene encoding protein YIPF4; translation: MQFSPTNGDFTFVSSTDSEELSGTIDAPDITLNMGPDSTRDAYATTFLRQRGYGWLLEVEEEDSEDTKPLLEELDIDLKDIYYKIRCVLMPMPSLGFNRQVVRDNPDFWGPLAVVLLFSMISIYGQFRVVSWIITIWIFGSLTIFLLARVLGGEVSYGQVLGVIGYSLLPLIVIAPLLLVIGGFEVVSTLIKLFGVFWAAYSAASLLVGDEFKTKKPLLIYPIFLLYIYFLSLYTGV